One stretch of Flavobacterium sp. 9 DNA includes these proteins:
- a CDS encoding aminotransferase class I/II-fold pyridoxal phosphate-dependent enzyme, producing MNVNQFPDRIIEIDQEQYLYFGGTAYLGLPTNKAFQELVVKNIQKWGTTYGSSRSANIKLTAFENGETFLAKHIKAESAVTVSSGMLAGKLVIDELKKQTDSFFHFPDTHPAIQANDSLPVFINDKINPRLLDSKSERITILTDVVSGFQTEAIDLSILATIPNHKEVTLVIDESHSLGILGKNGCGIYSKINLPIKRKIMVSSIGKAFGLTGGVIASDASFINQMHNLSTFVSAAGMNPAFVQTLADASDLYIIQHQKLLENLDYIDQKLIKNDAIKFDKTYPLIYLKDDNMIEILKAKKIIIASFKYQENSNNLNRIVITANHLYEDLDKLIAILNGYSN from the coding sequence ATGAATGTCAATCAATTTCCGGATAGAATTATCGAAATCGACCAGGAACAATATTTGTATTTTGGCGGAACGGCTTATTTGGGATTACCAACAAATAAGGCTTTTCAGGAATTGGTTGTCAAAAATATTCAAAAATGGGGAACTACTTACGGAAGTTCCAGAAGCGCAAATATTAAACTTACGGCTTTTGAAAATGGCGAAACTTTTTTGGCCAAACACATTAAAGCAGAAAGTGCTGTTACAGTTTCGTCAGGAATGCTCGCGGGAAAATTAGTAATTGATGAATTGAAAAAACAAACGGATTCTTTCTTTCATTTTCCGGATACGCATCCTGCAATTCAGGCAAATGATAGTTTGCCAGTTTTCATAAATGATAAAATAAACCCGCGCTTATTAGATTCAAAATCGGAGAGAATTACAATTTTAACTGATGTTGTTTCAGGTTTTCAAACTGAGGCAATTGATTTATCTATATTGGCAACAATTCCGAATCATAAAGAAGTTACTTTAGTTATTGATGAATCGCATTCTCTTGGAATTTTAGGCAAAAACGGTTGCGGAATTTATTCGAAAATCAATCTTCCGATAAAAAGAAAAATCATGGTTTCTTCTATAGGAAAAGCTTTCGGATTAACTGGCGGAGTTATTGCAAGTGACGCTTCTTTTATCAATCAGATGCACAATTTAAGCACTTTTGTTTCTGCTGCGGGAATGAATCCTGCTTTTGTACAAACTTTGGCTGATGCTTCTGATCTTTATATAATTCAACATCAGAAATTACTAGAAAATCTGGATTATATTGATCAGAAATTAATCAAAAATGATGCGATTAAATTTGATAAAACATATCCTTTAATTTATCTGAAAGATGATAATATGATTGAAATTTTAAAAGCAAAAAAAATTATTATCGCCAGTTTTAAATATCAGGAAAACTCTAATAATCTTAATCGAATTGTTATAACTGCAAATCATTTATATGAAGATTTGGATAAGTTGATTGCTATTTTAAATGGTTATTCTAATTAA
- a CDS encoding dipeptide epimerase — MELILREYNLKLKHTFTISRESIDFQPSLIIELKSDGFSGFGEATSNPYYKTTVPMMIQDLEEIRHIIETTENETPDEFWAKMHPYLKDDMFALCALDLAYNDLYARKKGKKLYELWGYSIDKNPLTDYTIGIASIDKMVSKMQELPWPIYKIKLGTKEDIAIVKELRKHTNAIFRIDANCGWGVEETINNAVELKKLGVEFLEQPMKADNWEAHKEVFKHSVLPIIADESCIIEEDVAKCHNHFHGVNVKLVKCGGLTPGKRMIEEAKKLGLKTMVGCMTESTVGISAIAHLLPQLDYVDMDGALLLSQDIATGVTIKNGVIHYSDLNGTGVTLI; from the coding sequence ATGGAACTAATCTTAAGAGAATACAACCTCAAATTAAAACATACTTTTACTATTTCCAGAGAATCGATTGATTTTCAGCCTTCCTTAATTATTGAGCTTAAAAGTGATGGTTTTTCAGGTTTTGGAGAAGCAACTTCAAATCCGTATTACAAAACTACAGTTCCAATGATGATACAGGATTTAGAAGAAATCAGGCATATTATTGAAACGACAGAAAATGAAACTCCTGATGAATTCTGGGCAAAAATGCATCCGTATTTAAAAGACGATATGTTTGCTTTGTGCGCATTAGATTTAGCGTACAATGATTTATATGCCCGTAAAAAAGGTAAAAAGTTATACGAATTATGGGGTTATTCTATTGACAAAAATCCGCTTACAGATTATACAATCGGGATTGCTTCGATAGACAAAATGGTTTCAAAAATGCAGGAACTTCCGTGGCCTATTTATAAAATTAAACTCGGAACTAAAGAAGACATTGCAATCGTAAAAGAACTTAGAAAACATACCAATGCCATTTTTAGAATTGATGCCAATTGCGGTTGGGGCGTTGAAGAAACGATAAATAATGCCGTTGAATTAAAGAAACTTGGCGTTGAATTTCTCGAACAACCTATGAAGGCTGATAATTGGGAAGCACATAAAGAAGTTTTTAAACATTCGGTTTTACCCATAATTGCTGACGAAAGCTGCATTATTGAAGAAGATGTTGCAAAATGTCACAATCATTTTCATGGCGTAAATGTAAAACTGGTAAAATGCGGCGGATTAACTCCCGGAAAACGCATGATTGAAGAAGCTAAAAAACTCGGCTTAAAAACAATGGTGGGTTGCATGACAGAATCGACCGTTGGAATATCGGCAATTGCACATTTATTACCACAATTAGATTATGTTGATATGGATGGAGCTTTACTTTTGTCACAAGATATTGCAACTGGCGTAACGATAAAAAATGGCGTTATTCATTATTCTGACTTGAACGGAACGGGAGTTACTTTAATCTAA
- a CDS encoding alpha/beta hydrolase, protein MIRVFFFSIFLWMTFVGNAQQSTASKNVSTFTIEAPQLKTTKKIWIYLPENYSAAAQKKYSVIYMQDAQNLFDAKTSYVGEWNVDEKLDSLKAQVIVVGIEHGNDKRIDELTPYKNEKYGGGNANNYVDFIVKTLKPYIDKNYRTKPKAKNTIIMGSSLGGLVSYYAALKYPEVFGKAGVFSPSFWFSNDIYTLTEQAPKIKTKIYFLCGDKEDDDMVKDVNKMERLLEKNRCYCLHLTKTKIVKGGEHNEKLWRDGFVNAVLWLGY, encoded by the coding sequence ATGATTCGAGTATTCTTCTTTTCTATTTTTCTTTGGATGACTTTTGTTGGAAATGCACAACAAAGTACGGCTTCAAAAAACGTCTCTACTTTTACAATTGAAGCGCCTCAATTAAAAACCACTAAAAAAATCTGGATCTATCTTCCCGAAAATTATTCGGCTGCAGCCCAAAAGAAATATAGTGTAATTTATATGCAAGATGCTCAGAATTTATTTGATGCTAAAACTTCTTATGTTGGCGAATGGAATGTCGACGAAAAACTGGATAGTCTTAAAGCACAAGTAATTGTAGTTGGTATCGAACATGGAAACGACAAACGTATTGACGAATTAACGCCTTATAAAAACGAAAAATACGGCGGCGGAAATGCCAATAATTATGTTGATTTTATCGTAAAAACTTTAAAACCATATATCGATAAAAACTACAGGACTAAACCAAAAGCTAAAAATACCATTATAATGGGAAGTTCCCTTGGCGGATTAGTTTCGTATTATGCTGCTTTGAAATATCCCGAAGTCTTTGGAAAAGCTGGTGTTTTTTCACCTTCTTTTTGGTTTTCAAATGACATTTACACCTTAACGGAACAAGCGCCGAAAATCAAAACAAAAATTTACTTTTTGTGTGGTGATAAAGAAGATGATGACATGGTAAAAGATGTAAATAAAATGGAACGTTTATTAGAAAAAAATCGCTGTTATTGTCTTCATTTAACCAAAACTAAAATTGTAAAAGGTGGAGAACATAACGAAAAGCTTTGGCGTGATGGTTTTGTAAATGCAGTGCTTTGGCTGGGTTATTAA
- a CDS encoding excinuclease ABC subunit B produces the protein MNTETEKRSLLLEMIAFSTVDGKLHKREYDFLWIVAQELNIQFSDFKDLFHQEETIVVIRSEFQRIQQFYRLALIMYCDGVLHEKESTAIRQIALEMGLNPSAVKRVLDLMKNAPNAMIDPKILLKVFQEQHN, from the coding sequence ATGAATACCGAGACCGAAAAGAGAAGTTTACTTTTAGAAATGATTGCTTTTTCTACCGTTGACGGCAAATTACATAAAAGAGAATATGATTTTTTATGGATTGTTGCTCAGGAATTAAATATACAATTCTCAGATTTTAAAGATTTATTTCATCAGGAAGAAACCATTGTAGTCATAAGATCAGAATTTCAGCGTATTCAACAATTCTACAGATTGGCTTTGATTATGTATTGCGATGGTGTTTTGCACGAAAAAGAATCTACTGCAATTAGACAAATTGCGCTTGAAATGGGATTAAATCCAAGTGCTGTAAAACGTGTTTTAGATCTAATGAAAAATGCACCAAATGCGATGATTGATCCTAAGATTTTATTGAAAGTTTTTCAGGAACAACACAATTAA
- the uvrB gene encoding excinuclease ABC subunit UvrB has protein sequence MNFQVSSEYSPKGDQPQAIEKLSQGIVDGEKYQTLLGVTGSGKTFTVANVIQEVQKPTLVLAHNKTLAAQLYSEFKQFFPNNAVEYFVSYYDYYQPEAFMPVTGVFIEKDLSINEELEKMRLSTTSSLLSGRRDVLVVASVSCLYGIGNPVEFKKNVIEIFRDQVISRTKLLHSLVQSLYARTEADFNPGTFRIKGDTVEVYPSYADDAFRIHFFGDEIEEIESFDAKTSQVIEKFKRLTIYPANMFVTSPEVLQGAIWEIQQDLVKQVDYFKEIGKHLEAKRLEERTNFDLEMIRELGYCSGIENYSRYLDGRQAGTRPFCLLDYFPSDYLMVVDESHVTVSQVHAMYGGDRSRKENLVEYGFRLPAAMDNRPLKFEEFEAIQNQVIYVSATPADYELQKTDGIYIEQIIRPTGLLDPIIEVRPSLNQIDDLIEEIQVRCELDERVLVTTLTKRMAEELAKYLTKVNIRCRYIHSEVDTLERIEIMQDLRKGIFDVLIGVNLLREGLDLPEVSLVAILDADKEGFLRNYRSLTQTIGRAARNLNGKAIMYADKITASMQRTIDETDYRRTKQINYNVENGITPQALNKKIDSAFTKNPLVEYELGHTLSIAAEPETAYLSKADLEKMIREKRKSMEKAAKELDFLQAAKLRDDIKKLQEQLP, from the coding sequence ATGAATTTCCAAGTATCCTCAGAGTATAGTCCAAAAGGTGATCAGCCACAAGCAATTGAAAAACTTTCGCAAGGTATTGTAGACGGCGAAAAATATCAGACTTTATTAGGAGTTACGGGATCCGGAAAAACATTTACGGTTGCAAATGTTATACAAGAAGTTCAGAAACCGACTTTAGTTTTGGCACATAACAAGACTTTAGCGGCACAATTATATTCAGAATTCAAGCAATTTTTCCCAAATAATGCGGTTGAATATTTCGTTTCTTACTACGATTATTATCAGCCTGAAGCTTTTATGCCTGTAACGGGAGTTTTTATTGAGAAAGATTTATCTATCAATGAAGAACTTGAAAAAATGCGTTTGAGCACCACTTCTTCACTACTTTCAGGACGTCGGGACGTCTTGGTTGTCGCTTCTGTTTCGTGTTTATATGGTATTGGGAATCCGGTTGAATTTAAGAAAAACGTAATCGAAATTTTCAGAGATCAGGTAATTTCCAGAACAAAATTATTACACAGTTTAGTACAAAGTTTATACGCCAGAACCGAGGCCGATTTTAATCCGGGAACTTTTAGAATAAAAGGTGACACGGTAGAAGTATATCCAAGTTATGCCGATGATGCTTTTAGAATTCACTTTTTTGGAGATGAAATCGAAGAAATAGAATCGTTTGATGCAAAGACATCACAAGTAATTGAAAAATTCAAAAGACTAACGATTTATCCCGCTAATATGTTCGTGACTTCTCCGGAAGTCCTGCAAGGGGCGATTTGGGAAATTCAGCAGGATTTGGTTAAACAAGTTGATTATTTTAAAGAAATAGGAAAACATCTCGAAGCAAAACGTCTCGAAGAACGTACCAATTTTGACTTAGAAATGATACGAGAATTAGGATATTGCTCCGGAATCGAGAATTATTCCAGATACCTTGACGGAAGACAAGCCGGAACAAGACCGTTCTGTTTATTAGATTATTTCCCGAGTGATTATTTAATGGTTGTAGATGAAAGTCACGTAACCGTTTCTCAGGTTCACGCCATGTATGGAGGCGATAGAAGCCGTAAAGAAAATCTGGTTGAATACGGTTTCCGATTACCTGCGGCAATGGACAACAGACCTTTAAAATTTGAAGAGTTTGAAGCCATACAAAATCAAGTGATCTATGTATCTGCAACACCGGCAGATTACGAATTACAAAAAACAGATGGTATTTATATCGAGCAAATTATTCGCCCAACAGGATTGTTAGATCCAATTATCGAAGTAAGACCGAGTTTGAATCAAATCGACGATTTAATCGAAGAAATTCAGGTACGCTGCGAATTAGACGAAAGAGTTTTAGTGACTACTTTGACTAAAAGAATGGCCGAAGAATTAGCCAAATATTTAACTAAAGTAAACATTCGTTGTCGTTACATACACTCTGAAGTTGATACTCTGGAACGTATCGAAATTATGCAGGATTTACGAAAAGGTATTTTTGATGTTTTAATTGGTGTCAACTTACTTCGTGAAGGTCTTGATTTACCGGAAGTTTCTCTAGTTGCAATTTTAGATGCTGATAAAGAAGGATTTCTTCGTAACTACAGATCTCTAACACAAACTATTGGTCGTGCGGCAAGAAACCTGAACGGAAAAGCAATTATGTATGCCGATAAAATAACGGCGAGTATGCAACGAACAATCGATGAAACAGATTATCGAAGAACAAAACAAATAAATTACAACGTCGAAAATGGTATTACGCCACAAGCTTTAAACAAAAAAATCGACAGTGCTTTTACCAAAAATCCATTAGTAGAATACGAATTAGGACATACATTATCTATTGCCGCAGAACCAGAAACGGCATATTTATCGAAAGCTGATTTAGAAAAAATGATTCGTGAGAAACGCAAATCGATGGAAAAAGCAGCTAAAGAATTAGACTTCTTGCAAGCTGCAAAATTGCGTGACGATATTAAAAAACTTCAGGAACAATTGCCTTAA
- a CDS encoding alpha/beta fold hydrolase → MSTPKIFIRTILFLLLASCASSKKAKFEDYVFKTKSEKQTYLSSYDKALKLWDIPYSEENIKTSFGTAHIVIAGPKNGKDLVLLHGMDASSTMWYPNIKALAKNHHIYAIDFLMEPNKSTLTAKSLSSDEIVLLYNEIFTHYKLKKFDIVAASRGGWIATLLAVQKDNSIDKLVLLSPAQTFKFIDKVRKTSSALMLKLFPSEKKFGKTLKTFSTHPEKISPIYKKQFYLANKYAKSNSSMLKMTPFSDKELESVKNPVLVLIGDHDVINSEESLERAQKYLPNCKTKIIKDAGHFLSIDQSKIVNDAMVNFLE, encoded by the coding sequence ATGAGTACGCCAAAAATATTTATTAGAACTATCCTATTTCTTTTACTTGCAAGTTGCGCTTCGTCTAAAAAAGCAAAATTTGAAGATTACGTTTTTAAAACGAAATCTGAAAAGCAAACCTATTTAAGTTCCTACGACAAAGCCCTAAAACTTTGGGATATTCCATATTCAGAAGAAAATATAAAAACCAGTTTTGGAACAGCACATATTGTAATCGCCGGACCAAAAAACGGAAAAGATCTGGTTTTACTCCACGGAATGGACGCCAGTTCAACGATGTGGTATCCAAATATTAAAGCTTTAGCCAAAAATCATCACATTTATGCCATTGATTTTTTGATGGAACCCAACAAGTCCACATTAACAGCAAAATCACTTTCGTCTGACGAAATAGTCCTTTTATACAACGAAATCTTTACACATTATAAATTAAAGAAATTTGACATTGTAGCAGCTTCTCGTGGCGGTTGGATTGCAACTTTATTAGCCGTTCAAAAAGACAATTCGATAGACAAACTAGTTTTACTAAGTCCGGCACAAACCTTTAAATTTATAGACAAAGTAAGAAAAACAAGTTCTGCTTTAATGTTGAAACTTTTCCCAAGCGAAAAGAAATTCGGAAAGACATTAAAAACCTTTTCTACACATCCAGAAAAAATTAGTCCCATTTATAAAAAGCAATTTTATCTCGCCAATAAATACGCGAAATCAAATTCAAGCATGCTTAAAATGACACCTTTTTCAGATAAAGAATTAGAATCTGTAAAAAACCCTGTTTTAGTATTAATAGGCGATCACGACGTTATAAATTCCGAAGAAAGTCTGGAACGCGCACAAAAATATTTACCCAATTGCAAAACTAAAATAATCAAAGATGCCGGGCATTTTCTATCTATAGATCAATCGAAAATTGTAAATGATGCAATGGTTAATTTTTTAGAATAA
- a CDS encoding DUF3800 domain-containing protein: protein MMKIYIDESGDLGWKFDKPNRDGGSSRFITITGIIISKDEEKYISRFISDIYKKYNLTPNIEKKGANFISEHSSFITSQLANKIITKSTSFKIISITVNKSKVYKSLRKDKNIFYNYVLGLLLKPEIIQLDNAEIVLDKRTIKVSHGESFPDYIKTEIWGQGIDIDISCEFLESTNNKMIWFADWYANFIWRNHEDNESSSHIILMELPKNRFVEKKLFF, encoded by the coding sequence ATGATGAAAATATATATTGACGAAAGCGGAGATTTAGGATGGAAATTTGACAAACCAAACAGAGATGGTGGTTCAAGTAGATTTATCACAATTACGGGAATTATTATCTCTAAAGATGAAGAAAAGTATATCTCTCGTTTTATTTCTGATATTTATAAAAAATATAATTTAACGCCAAATATTGAAAAAAAAGGTGCCAATTTCATATCTGAGCATTCATCGTTTATAACTTCTCAACTAGCAAATAAAATAATTACTAAGAGCACTTCATTTAAAATTATTTCAATTACAGTAAATAAATCAAAAGTCTATAAGTCATTAAGAAAAGACAAAAACATATTTTATAATTATGTTCTTGGCTTATTATTAAAGCCTGAAATTATTCAACTTGATAACGCCGAAATTGTATTAGACAAAAGAACGATCAAAGTTAGCCATGGCGAAAGTTTTCCTGATTATATAAAAACAGAAATTTGGGGACAAGGAATTGATATAGATATTTCTTGCGAATTTTTAGAAAGCACTAATAATAAAATGATTTGGTTTGCAGACTGGTATGCGAATTTTATTTGGAGAAATCATGAAGACAACGAATCTAGCTCCCATATTATTTTAATGGAACTCCCTAAAAATAGATTTGTAGAAAAAAAACTTTTCTTCTAG
- a CDS encoding uroporphyrinogen decarboxylase: MADYIGYLASFFIVGGFLLKDLRTIRFINLFGCICFVLYGIFLKDYKDVSQWLLPVIIPNAILAIVQIYHLTVKDPKRL; the protein is encoded by the coding sequence ATGGCTGATTATATTGGTTACCTCGCATCGTTTTTTATTGTCGGAGGTTTTCTGTTGAAAGATCTCAGAACAATACGCTTTATAAATCTCTTTGGATGCATCTGTTTTGTTCTTTACGGCATCTTTCTAAAAGATTATAAAGATGTTAGTCAATGGCTTTTACCCGTTATTATTCCAAATGCTATTTTGGCAATCGTGCAAATCTATCATCTAACCGTAAAAGATCCTAAGAGATTGTAA
- the rlmF gene encoding 23S rRNA (adenine(1618)-N(6))-methyltransferase RlmF, which translates to MKETDNSEKNILHSRNLHRSRYDFKLLIANCPELKPQVAVNVHGIETIDFSNPISVKLLNKALLQTYYDIRNWDIPKNYLCPPIPGRADYIHYLADLLAETNNGMIPQGSSVLGLDVGTGANCIYPILGNAIYDWSFVGTDIDEKAIENCSKIIEANPQLIDAISLQQQTESRFIFKNIITPEDRFTFTMCNPPFHSSAEDANQSTVRKVSNLNPKEKKKTNPVLNFGGHNAELWCDGGEIGFVTQMIYESAKFAMQCLWFTTLVSKRENLSSIYKTLNKVNAASIKTIDMAQGQKTSRVVAWTFMSESQQKAFKL; encoded by the coding sequence ATGAAAGAAACAGACAATTCCGAAAAAAACATATTACATTCCAGAAATCTTCATCGTTCCCGTTATGATTTCAAACTTCTTATCGCGAATTGTCCTGAATTAAAACCTCAAGTCGCCGTAAACGTTCACGGAATTGAAACTATAGATTTCAGCAATCCAATTTCAGTAAAATTGCTCAACAAAGCATTATTACAAACGTATTACGACATTCGAAATTGGGATATTCCTAAAAATTACCTTTGCCCTCCAATTCCCGGAAGAGCAGATTACATACATTACCTAGCCGATTTATTAGCAGAAACCAATAACGGAATGATTCCTCAAGGTTCATCAGTCTTAGGATTAGATGTAGGAACCGGCGCCAATTGTATTTATCCAATTCTGGGAAATGCAATTTACGATTGGAGTTTTGTAGGAACAGATATCGACGAAAAAGCAATTGAAAATTGCAGTAAAATCATCGAAGCAAATCCGCAATTAATTGACGCGATAAGTTTACAACAACAAACAGAATCTCGTTTTATATTCAAAAATATTATCACTCCAGAAGATCGTTTTACCTTCACGATGTGTAATCCTCCTTTTCATTCTTCTGCCGAAGATGCGAATCAAAGCACCGTTCGTAAAGTTTCGAATTTAAATCCAAAAGAAAAGAAGAAAACAAATCCTGTTTTAAACTTCGGCGGTCATAATGCCGAATTATGGTGTGATGGCGGCGAAATTGGTTTTGTTACCCAAATGATTTACGAAAGCGCAAAATTTGCTATGCAATGTTTGTGGTTTACGACATTAGTTTCAAAAAGAGAAAATTTGTCCAGCATTTACAAAACATTGAATAAAGTAAATGCCGCTTCAATCAAAACAATCGATATGGCTCAAGGCCAAAAAACAAGCCGTGTTGTAGCGTGGACTTTTATGAGCGAAAGTCAACAAAAAGCATTCAAACTTTAA
- a CDS encoding thiamine diphosphokinase yields MSSHHIVRDDQEPALIIANGAACNPELLGQLLEWSPLVVVLDSAIERVIELDIKVDVLLGDFDHGFDPEIYKTSQYPIEIVHTPDQNKTDLEKAFDYLIERKIPAVNVVWATGKRADHTITNLTNIVRYRNLIKIVILDDHSKIFLLPNKFEKWYTAKTPISLIPIGVVNGINSINLEYPLQNDTLTIGYRTGSSNSVTQDGLVTITHTDGDLLLMECMD; encoded by the coding sequence ATGTCTTCACACCATATCGTACGCGACGACCAGGAACCAGCCTTAATTATTGCCAACGGAGCAGCATGTAATCCAGAGTTATTAGGCCAATTATTAGAATGGTCGCCATTGGTAGTTGTGCTCGATTCAGCCATCGAAAGAGTAATCGAATTAGACATTAAAGTCGATGTACTTTTAGGAGATTTCGACCACGGTTTTGATCCCGAAATTTACAAAACATCACAATATCCAATCGAAATTGTACATACACCAGATCAAAACAAAACCGATTTAGAGAAAGCCTTCGATTATTTAATCGAAAGAAAAATTCCTGCCGTAAACGTAGTTTGGGCAACCGGAAAACGCGCAGATCATACCATTACAAACCTTACAAATATCGTTCGTTACCGTAATTTAATCAAAATTGTAATTCTCGACGATCACTCCAAAATCTTTTTATTACCCAACAAATTCGAGAAATGGTACACTGCAAAAACACCAATTTCCCTGATTCCAATTGGCGTAGTAAACGGCATTAATTCCATCAATTTAGAATATCCATTACAAAACGACACCTTAACAATTGGCTACAGAACTGGCAGCAGCAATTCTGTTACTCAAGACGGATTAGTTACTATTACTCATACTGACGGCGATTTATTGCTAATGGAATGCATGGATTAA
- a CDS encoding RidA family protein → MKHLLLALLLFSAFGVKAQTFKNPASLFDPTPYGFSHASSVSTPGEFVYISGQSGGLGKEHSLSNNFREQTQVALKNIVTVLDSYNLKPENVMKITILIVDHSPEKLKIWEEEISKVWKNKPFPASTLIPVSKLAIDGMLIEVDATAFKTTK, encoded by the coding sequence ATGAAACATTTACTTCTTGCCTTACTTTTATTTTCTGCATTTGGTGTAAAAGCACAAACTTTCAAAAATCCAGCATCTTTATTCGATCCAACTCCTTACGGTTTTAGTCACGCTTCATCAGTTTCTACTCCTGGCGAATTCGTCTACATTTCCGGTCAAAGTGGCGGATTAGGCAAAGAACATTCCTTAAGCAATAACTTTAGAGAACAAACACAAGTTGCCTTAAAAAACATCGTAACAGTTCTTGACAGCTATAATCTAAAACCTGAGAATGTTATGAAAATAACGATTCTAATAGTCGATCATTCCCCGGAAAAACTCAAAATATGGGAAGAAGAAATAAGCAAAGTCTGGAAAAACAAACCATTTCCGGCAAGCACATTAATTCCAGTTTCAAAACTAGCCATCGACGGAATGTTAATCGAAGTCGACGCAACAGCATTTAAAACAACAAAATAA
- a CDS encoding DinB family protein: MLIETLKSLFERDLNKLKLEIESYQNESQIWAIDKQVSNSAGNLCLHLIGNINLFIGNQIGKTDYVRDRPLEFSLKNVPRAELIAKIDDTMLVVDKALDTLSINDLEEIYPMIVFEKEMTTGFFLVHLSTHLAYHLGQINYHRRLLD; encoded by the coding sequence ATGCTAATCGAAACCTTAAAATCGCTTTTTGAAAGAGATCTTAACAAATTAAAACTCGAAATAGAATCGTATCAAAACGAAAGTCAGATTTGGGCAATTGACAAACAAGTTTCCAATTCAGCCGGAAATCTTTGTTTACACCTTATCGGAAACATCAACCTTTTTATAGGAAACCAAATTGGCAAAACAGATTATGTTCGCGATCGTCCTTTAGAATTTTCTCTTAAAAACGTCCCAAGAGCCGAATTAATTGCCAAAATAGACGATACAATGCTGGTTGTAGATAAAGCGCTAGATACATTATCTATTAATGATTTAGAAGAAATTTATCCCATGATAGTTTTCGAAAAAGAAATGACAACAGGCTTTTTTCTGGTACATCTTTCTACACATTTAGCCTATCATTTAGGGCAAATCAATTACCATAGAAGATTGTTAGATTAG
- a CDS encoding GyrI-like domain-containing protein codes for MEAQIKIFTEKKLVGKHIDMSFIENKTFQLWSSFMPRKKDIKNSVDSNLYSLEVFPVGHFDNFDPSNIFQKWAAVEVSDFDHIPKEMETLIIPTGLYAVFIHKGPQSEGHKTYHSIFVEWLPNSDYTIDERPHFAVMDERYKKDDPDSEEEIWIPIKNKN; via the coding sequence ATGGAAGCCCAAATCAAAATTTTTACCGAAAAAAAACTTGTAGGTAAGCACATCGATATGTCTTTTATAGAAAACAAAACTTTTCAATTATGGAGTAGTTTTATGCCAAGAAAAAAAGATATCAAAAATTCGGTAGATTCAAATTTATACTCACTTGAAGTTTTTCCAGTTGGACATTTTGACAATTTTGACCCCAGTAATATATTTCAAAAATGGGCAGCAGTAGAAGTTTCCGACTTTGATCATATTCCAAAAGAAATGGAAACCTTAATAATTCCAACAGGATTATATGCCGTTTTTATTCATAAAGGTCCACAAAGTGAAGGTCATAAAACCTATCATTCTATTTTTGTCGAATGGCTTCCAAATTCCGATTATACAATCGACGAAAGACCACATTTTGCCGTAATGGATGAAAGATATAAAAAAGACGATCCAGATTCTGAAGAAGAAATTTGGATTCCGATAAAAAATAAAAACTAA